The nucleotide sequence TGTCACCCATCAAAAAGAGCTGAGGGGTCTCTAGTTCTCCACTCTCTAGCTTTTTCAGTAATACTAAAAAAGCATCTCCATGATGAGGGTAGTGTGAGTCAGCAATAAAAAGTGCTTGCTCTTTGATCTCAAACATATATTCTCCAATCATCGCTCTTTCTTGTCACGGTAAACGCCTTTGAAAGCGAAGCGATTGTCCTCGTTCCTGCTGGATTACATCGAGAACCGTGACGACTTTTGCCTACTTTTCTGGAAAGTAGAAAAGAAATCTAAACTATTATAAAATAATAATTTTTATGGGATGTAGGCGATCGTCGGGATGCCCATACCTTCATCATATCCGCACATCAAGTTCGCAGCCACAAGTGCTTGCGAACTTGCACCACGCAAGAGGTTGTCTATGGCAGAAGAGACAAAAAGTGCATTGCCGTTTTTGGCTGCAAAGATGTCACAAAAGTGTGTGCCTGCCGTACTTTTAATATCGACCGGTGTTTCTCTGATACGGATAAACGGATCGTTTTCATAGTGTTTTTTCAACACTTCCATCGGATCGATATCTTCTTTTAACGTCGCATAGACAGAGACCAGTTCACCACGTGTCGCAGGAATGAGATGAGGCACAAAATTGACATTCATCTTAGCACCGTGTATTTTTTCTATCTTCTCTGCTATTTCGGGTGCATGTCGGTGTTTGATCGGGTTGTAAGCAAAGATATTATCGTTGATCGTCACGAAATGTGCCGTCTCACTCAGTGTTTTACCTGCACCGCTCACACCGGACTTTGCATCGACAAAAAGTGGTGCAGAGGTATCAAGATACGGTATGAACGGTAAAATACCCAGCAGTGTTGCCGTTGGATAACAACCAGGACCTGCAGCAAGGTTCGTACCCTTCAACTCTTCTCTATAATACTCGATCAGTGCATAGGTTGCATCACCCAAATGCGCTTTATCTTCATGGGCACAGTAATGCGCTTCATAGGTATCCAACTCTAAACGATAATCCGCAGAAAGGTCGACAACTTTGACCCCTTTATCCAAAAGCGCTTTAGCAAAGCCCATAGAGGCTTTATGCGGCAGAGCCAGGAAAACAAGTTCACAGCGTTCGGCCACAGAGTTGGCATCTGCTTTTTCAACAGGTAAGCTGATCACATCTACCAGTGAAGGATGCAGTTTCTCTATCATTGTATCTCCCTGCGTCGTGGCAAGATAGGTCAACTGAAAGCCACTATGGGTCACCAACATCTTCACCAGTTCCAGTCCTGTGTATCCACTGGCCCCTACTACACCTACTTTTACCATCTTATACCCTCTTAGTCTAGGATGATCTCTTTGTAAGAGATCTCTTCGATATCATATGTCTTTTTACCGCTAGGAAGTACCAGTGAGACTTCATCTCCCTCTTCTTTACCTATAAGTGCGCGAGCCATAGGGGACTGGATAGAGATCAAACCTTTAGAAGGGTTTGATTCTGTACCACCTACGATAGTATAGTGTACCTCTTCACCTGTATTTTGGTCTGTCAATTCTACTGTTGATCCGAAACTCACTCTTGTATGCGGCAAAGTCGAAGGATCTACGACCTGTGCACGACCTACTATATCCGTCAGTTCTGCAATACGTGCTTCCATCAATCCCTGTTTGTCTTTGGCAGCATGATACTCCGCATTTTCCTTAAGGTCACCGAGTTCTCTTGCCTCATCGATGACTTTGGCTATTACACCTCTTTCTACAGACTTTAAGTGTTCAAGTTCTTCTGATAGTTTCTTGTAAGTTGTTTGTAACATCGGCTCTTTTTGCACGATAGATCCTTTAAAATGATTCATTTATATATAATTGGAGGTATTATACCAAAAAGGTTATAATAGCGAAAAAATAATGGACTTCTTTTAAAATTCATAAAAGAACTCTACATCTAAAGTATAAAGAATGACAAGAATTAAAATTCAGTACAAGCGAAGCACTAAATGATGAGTCGTAAGCAAATACTAATCACCAATGATGATGGTTTTGAGTCTGAGGGACTTATGGCACTGGTTGAGGCACTCAAACCTTTAGGTCATGTCAGTGTGGTAGCACCAACCACAGAGAAATCAGCGTGCGGACACTCATTGACATTGACCAGACCTCTCAATTTTGTCGAGGTGGAAAAGGATTTTTATAAACTGGATGACGGGACACCTACAGATTGTGTGTTTCTCGCACTCAATAAGGTTTTTATGAAAGAGAAGCGACCCGATATAGTCATCTCAGGCATCAATATCGGGGCAAATATGGGTGAGGACATCACATACTCCGGTACAGCATCCGCAGCAATGGAAGCCGTACTACAAGGTATCCCGGGCATTGCGATCTCTCAAGTCTATAAAGACAAAGGTGAGAGTATCAAGGAGTTCGGATATGAACTGGCACAAAAAAGCATCGTCACCCTCGTAGAAAAGATATTTGCCAATGAGTTCCCTCTGCCTCCACGTAAATTTTTAAATATCAATATCCCTCCTGTACCAACCTCAGAGTGTAACGGCTTTAAAGTCACACGTGCGGGGAACCGTCTCTATACACACCATGCCGAAGTACACCATAATCCTCGGGGTAAAGAGTACTACTGGATAGGTCTGCCGGCTCTAGGGTGGATGGAAACACAAGGACATATCACAGACTTTGAAGCGATCAACGATGGCTATGTTTCCATTACCCCTGTACATCTGGATATGACTAGCTATGACGATATCAAATCTTTGGATGCATGGCTATGAGATTCCAACGTTGCCGTATGCTCTTCGGAGATGAAGATTTTGAAAAGTTACAAAAGGCCAAGATCCTCATACTGGGTGTTGGCGGTGTAGGTTCTTATGCACTTGACTGTCTCTACCGTTCAGGAGTCAGTGACATTACCATACTGGACTATGATGTGTATGATGAAACCAACCAGAACAGACAGATAGGTTCAGATGCAGTAGGGATGATCAAGGTTGACCGCCTCAAAGACCTTTACCCCGGCATCAAGACCATACATCAGCATATGACCGTGGCTTGGGTACAAGAGTTTGATTTTGAACCGTATGACATTGTCATAGATGCTGCAGATACTACAAAAGTCAAGATAGAAGTGGCTAAAAAATGTTATAAAAAGCTCATCATGGCACTGGGTTCAGCCAAACGTTACGATACCAACAAAATAGAGGTCACTTCCATTTGGAAAACCCATGGTGATGCACTTGCAAGAAAAATACGCAACGAACTCAAAAAAGTAAAATTTGACCGGAATTTTACTGTCGTATTTTCACCGGAACAGGCCAAATGCATAGAAAAAGGTTCTTGTGTGGCAGTAACAGGTGCTGTCGGACTTACTACCTGTTCGGAAGCGATAAAAAGGATCCTTAAGTAATTTTCGCGTCTTAACGTAGCATATGCTTCATGTATGGTGTTACTTTGGGACAAAACTAGGATAATTTAACTATTTTGGTTAGACTTCTTAATAAAAAACAAAGAGTACAACTAATGACAACTTTCCCCCTTGACAATGTAAAACGCCTAAGAAAAGAGCTTGCCACCCACCCTGTGTATGCAGCTGTTCAAGACATGGATGATCTCATCATCTTTATGCAGCATCACATCTACTCTGTTTGGGATTTTATGTCCTTAGTGAAATACCTGCAAAATCAAATTGCACCGGCAAGCACGCCATGGCTTCCTCATGGTGATGCGCAAGTGCAGCGTTTTATCAATGACATTGTGCTAGAAGAAGAATCAGATGAGGGGATCCCTCTGGAAGATGGCACACCCACATACACAAGTCATTTTAATCTTTATAGAACAGCTATGGAAGAGGTAAAAAAAGGAAGCAACAGCCTTATTAACGCATTTATAGACAAAGTGACATCAGACTCTTTGGAGAGTGCTCTGAACACGGTTCAAATACCTTCTCCGGCTAAGGCATTTATGGAAACGACATTTAGCTTTGTGCATAGTGATAAACCTCACGTTATCGCTGCGGCCTTTGCTTTGGGAAGAGAACATATTATCCCAGAAATGTTCCGTGCATTGCTGGATAAAATGAAAATATCAAGAGATGAAGCAGAAGTGTTCCACTATTATCTCGATCGTCATATTGAGCTTGATGGAGATCATCATGGACCGATGTCTTTACGTATGCTTGACCTATTATGTGAGGGAGATGAAGAAAAGATCATAGATGCTGAAGAGGCTGCTCTCCATGCGATCAAAGCCAGAATAAAGTTTTGGGATGGTGTTTTATTGGCGATAGAAGAGAGCAAAAAGCAATCAGCCTGAGAACTATAAACCAGACCGTTCAATGTTTTACGTCACCGATAGATAAGTATAACATCACAATTAATTGTCTATCGTTGAGCGACTCCAAGTAAGATACCCATCAGTTTTTTAAACTCTTTAGAACTTATGTTTTCTTTTATACTTTTCATTATAAAACATACCATATAGCACATTTTATAAGGTTTTGGTTTTTAGAAGGAGTGAGACCTAATAAAAGTTAAAAGTTTACGAATAAAACAATTTGAACTTAACAGGGGCTACTAAAAAGCAAAGTATTATTCTGTTACACTTTTTTACTACTTGGAGGGGAGAGTTAGTAATGAATAATAAAAATATAGATAGAGAAATATATTTTTCCAAAAATATGTTCTTTTTGACCCTTATGATACTTGTACCACCTTTGGGATTGATTTTACTGAGAGAATATTCAAATATGAGTATACTTTTTTTATTATTTTTGATAGGCATTTGTTTTTATATAGGTTATGTGTATTATCAACAGAACAAAAAATTTGAATCCACTTATGATTGGATACCTATCAATGCAAAAGTAATTAACAAAAGAGTATTCCATCTGAATTGTATGAGTATTAATTCTGGAATGGATAAGTACCGCACAAGAACACATGGATATAAGGTAGATATCACTTATAAATATAAATATAACGATAATGAATATAAATCAAATCAATATGCATTATCCTTTAAAAGTGATGTAGACTGCAACTATCTATATGCTTTAGATGAAGCGAAAAAGATTATGTTTAGGTCTACGAAAGATAATAATATAAAAGTGTATGTTAACCCTGACAATCCTGCAGAGAGTGTAATCAAGCAAGGTAAATCAATATGGTACGGGATGCCGTATATCTTTTATTTATCAATATATATCGGCGTTTTAGTTTTTTTTATTTATTGGATTAGTGTACACTGAGTCTAAAGAGATATTGCAAGAGCGATAATTCCTATTAATAAGAAAAAATACCAGAATATTTTTCTATGCAACGGCATGTCTGGGACCAAAACACTTTCATTAGGGTTTTGAGGATTATAATAGACTAATAAATTAGGCTCAGTGAGTTGAGATATAAAATTTTCAATTTGTTCAGGTTTGCTTTTAAGTTCACGATAATAGGCTACATTATCTGAGGTATAGGTTCTTCCTTTTACATTAAAGCTATATTTAATATAAGGGAAATAGGACCAGACCATTTCTCTAGCATAAGGATTATCTATCGCTACTTTTTTATATAGAAGTTTTCCGTCGGTATTTTTCCATTTTTGACTGAGATTAAAAAGTGTTATTTTTTTAGCACTAAAGTAAATCAATGCAACACCTAAAACAAATGGTATAAAAGTATTTAGTAAAGGAGTTCCATAGGAGAATGGATATGAAAAGGCAAAAAGTACAAGCCCAAATACTTTCCATGGTAGTGATCTATCATCTATTGTTTTATTCTTTTTATTCAATCTGAACCTTTCTAGAATATTTTGAACTATATCAAAATATGACTGACGATAAGAACCTTATAAAATATATAACTTTATGAGGTTTACTTACCCGTCAAAAATCATAAAGTTTCCATTCCTATTTTTGCTCTTAACCAAATATTGATTGTTGGTTGTATTCATCAGAACTTTTATCATTGCAAATAAAATCAACCTTGTAATATTGTCTAAATATTCCCATTAAAAAAAATGTAAATGACAATACAAAAACAGATATAAATTTAATAATATACTCTTGTGAAAAAGATATATTATCATTGAGTCCAAAAATTGCTATTGGTATCATTGATATAGACATAGTAAATGTATCAAGTTTAAATCTTTTTTCGGCACTCATTATGGGCTGATTGCATTCTCTACAAGTAAAGCCTTTTTCATTTTCGATAAATGAGATACTTTTTTTTGGGAATAATACTCGTTTAATAAAATATCTTATAGAAATCTCTTCTTGACAGCAAGGACATTTTCTTCTTTTCATATAAATTCCTATTGTGTGTTAATTAGCATTAAGGGGGGGGGTAAGGACATTTTTTCATTAAGAGTATATCAGAAATGTCGTATTTTAAAAACCTTATAAAATATATAACTTTATAAAGTTTTTAAAAGAGAGTTGAGCATATAAGTTTAAACGTCTGTATTGCCACAGTGCCCGCATTTTTTCGCCGCAACAGGGATACTCTCAGCACATTCACTGCATACTNAGTTTTTAAAAGAGAGTTGAGCATATAAGTTTAAACGTCTGTATTGCCACAGTGCCCGCATTTTTTCGCCGCAACAGGGATACTCTCAGCACATTCACTGCATACTTTTGTTGTGGGTGCTTTGGCTGCCTCAGGCTCTCTGAGTCTGTTATATGCTTTGATGAACATAAAGACAACAAGCCCCAGGATCACAAACGAGATCACATCATTGATGAACATACCGTATTTGATCGCTGGAGCCCCTGCTTTATCCAATGCAGCCATATTTTCATAAGTGTTCCCGTCGAGTGCGATAAAGAGCTGGGAAAAATCCACCTGACCCAAAAGCATACCTACCGGAGGCATCACTACATTAGCCACCATAGACTTCACTACGGTAGCAAAAGCCCCACCAAAGATAAAACCCACAGCCATATCTACCATATTTCCCTTGATCAGAAACTTTTTAAATTCCTCTAACATACTTGTCCTTTTTAATATAATAAGATTATAAATTATAATACAAAAAAGAAGTAAATTCTCTGAAAAGTATCAGTCAATAGGTTCATTGTATAGGATAAGTATAAAAAAAGAGTGAAATAGTGTATACTTCATTATGGCTATATATCAAGAGACGATCACACTATCACCAAAGTCCAAAGGGTTTCACCTCATTACCTATGAGATAGAAAAAGCATTGCTTTCGATGCCCACTATTGAGACTGGACTGTTACACCTTTTTATCCAACACACCAGCGCTTCACTGAGTATCAATGAGAATGCTGACCCTACTGTGCGTAAGGATATGGAGAACTTTTATACCGAACTTGCTGATGACAAGCCCTACTATATCCATACGTATGAAGGGGCAGATGATATGCCTGCACACATCAAAGCTTCCATGCTTGGAAGTGCATTGACCATCCCTATCACAAATGGCAGGATGAATCTTGGTACGTGGCAGGGGATCTATCTTGGAGAACACAGAGATCACGGCGGGAGCCGCCGTATCGTAATGACACTCTATGCTTAAGTCTTAGCTTAACTTTCTATTTCTGGCAGCCAGAACTGTCAATACAAACAATCCTGCAACGGCATAATAAACCCACATAGGAATCGGCACCGGATCACCGGCTGCATAAGAGTGTAAACCTGAGAGATAATAGTTTACACCAAAGTAGGTCATCAGTACTGTAGAGTATGCCCATGTGGCAGTTACATTATAGATGAAGTTTGACTTCAATGCAGGGATGAATCTCAGGTGAAGTACAGTTGCATAAATAAGTATCGTCACTGCTGCCCAGGTCTCTTTAGGATCCCAACCCCAGTAGCGTCCCCAGCTTTCATTGGCCCAGACACCACCAAGGAAGTTACCTACAGTCAGTAAGAAGAGACCTATGATCAGTCCCATTTCAGAAAGATTTGTCAACTCTTTAATGGAACGGTCGATATTTTCATTGCCATTTTTACCTCTCATGATATAGAGTATCAGTACCAAAAGGGATAAGATAGAACCCAATCCGAAGAAACCGTCACCAGAGATAATGGTTGCCACATGAATCATGAGCCAGTATGACTTAAGAACGGGAACGAGATTGGTGATCTCAGGGTTGATGAAGTTCATATGGGCTACCCCCATGGTCACACCCGCCAAGATAGCCGTACCGGCTAAAGCAAACGGTGAACGCCTAGCCAGGATAATACCTGCTAACACAGTAGAAGCCGCAATAAATACGATGGATTCATAAGCATTTGACCAAGGTGCATGTCCTGAAATGTACCAACGAATACCCAATCCCACAATATGCAGAGCGAATCCGACGATAAGAACGGCCAATGCTATACGCATGATCCATTTCATAGAGAATGCAGGTTTAAGTACATTGATAAATGCAAAGATCAGAAGTACGATACCCAATAAAAGATAGAGTGGCACAAGCTTGCCAAAGAGTCCGAATTTATTGTATTTGATCTCCATATCTATATGTGTTTTACTCGGTATCACTGCAGATCCGTATTTTTCCTGATACTGACGTATCCCTGTCAGTGCAAGATCTGCCCTTGACCAATCACCGGTTTTAAGTCCCTGTGCTACCATTTGGAAATAGGCGGCAATACTCATTCTGACAGCATCAGCCTGCTCTTTAGAAAATGCTTTGATCGCATCCAGAGGTGCCATCCATTTGTTATTGGCATCATTTGGTTTTGGGAAGATACGTAAAAGAGACCCCTGATATGCCATAAATGCAACATTGACCCTTTCATCTATTTTGATGAGTTCTTTATCATACTGCGATTTTTCCAGTGGCTTCTTTTGACTGGCCTCTGTCACTGCTGAGAAGATCTTATAACTGTTATCTCCCTCTGAAAAGAAATCTGTAAATCTTGCATATTTTGTATTTTCCGGTAATCCCAGTGTTACAGCAATCTTTTTATGCCCGACTTTGATCATCGGCACATTTTGGTACAGATCCGGCTGCATGATCATTCCCAGCAGCATTTGTGTAGGTTCCAGATCAAAAAGAAGTGATCTTCCTGTGATCTTAGCGATCACATCATGGGCAACCGTATCCATAGGTTTCATACGTCCCTGATGGTCCTGCACTGCAATTTTTCCAAAGTTCTTTGCATGATCAGCATCATAGGATCGCATCGTTTTTAGCATTTCATCATCGATGGTCGGTGCTGCAGCATTCAGATGTTGCGGATTGAGTGCCAACAGTGCCACAAAAGCCACTGCTGCAGCAGATGTCTGTAGTTTTCTTGCTCCCTTAAGAAGTTTTTGAAATCTTCCGCTAGGTGCAAAGAGTGACCATATCATTCCGATCGTCAGCAAGATATATCCGATGTAGGTAGGCAGAGTTCCCGGATCATGGTTCACAGAAAGTACGGTACCTTTTTCATCCTGGTCATAGGAAGACTGGAAGAAACGGTAGTTTCTATGATCAAGCACGTGGTTCATATAGATCTTATACGGCATATTGATATTCTGTTCTTTGTCTATCAGTACGACGTCACTGGAGTATGATGCAGGTGTCATAGAACCCGGATAACGTTCCAGTTCAAAGTTTTCAAGTTTGATGGAAAACGGCAGGTCGATCAGTTTTGCCCCGACACGCATATCGATGTGCACACCATTGAGATCCATCTGCTTTATTTTCCCCATTTGACCCTGATATGGGCGTGTGGTAATGATCTTGCTTTCGTCCCCTACACTGACTTTCCATTGTATATACTCTGCTTGACCTTTCTGGGTTTTAAGATCGTGAGACTCCAACTTCACAATCGCTTTTTCATGTACATCTTTCAAAACGATCGCATTGGATCCAAATCTATACAACATTCTGTTCTTGAACTCATTTTCTCCTGCTTTTAATTCACCTGAGCTTCTATCGTTCATATTGAGTGTTTGCAGTACAAAAGGGAATTCTACTTTATACCCTGTACCATCTTCCTTAATAAGGAAAGTCGGTTTATCGGTCGTAGGTTCGATATCATATCCCAGATAAAAACCGCCAAAGTCTTTTCTTTCACCTTTGGCTATATAGTAGATCTCACCTTTTTTGCCTGTGGAGATCTTCAATTCTAAGAGTTTTTTTCCGTTTTCAGACGGTATCGCTTTTTCTTGGGCTGTTGGCATATACTTTAGCAATTCTACTTTGACTTTTTTATCTCCAACTATAAGACTCTCGGTTAACATATTGCCCGTCATCGTTGAGAAGTAAAGCTCTTTTTCAAGCGTAGCACTCTTCTGACCCTCTGTAGCATGGATTTGTAGTACCTTAGCATCTGAAACCATGGTATGGCTTGATTCACCTTCTCGTATATGCATGATACCTTCATAGCCGATGTAACGTGTGACAACTGCACCTAGTGCAATAACAAGGAAAGAGAAGTGGAAAAGAAAAACAGCAGGTTTGGTTTTGTAGCTTTTATATTTGATCATATTGTAGGTCAGGAGAGCGATGAAATAGCCCAGAAACACTTCAAACCATTGTGTCTTGTAAATAAGTGCTCTTGCAGTTTGCGTACCGTAATCATTTTCAATAAATGTTGCCGTACCGATCAGTGCACCAAAAGCAAACAACATAAACACAGCCATTTTCATGGAAAAAATATACTTCATCTCTTAATATCCCCTTATACGATTGAGTAGAAGATTATAACGGATGTTTACTAACCAAACGTTAATCCTCAAAATTTCACGCCTATTGTAGGGACAATAGAAGGGAACTGTTACCTAAGAACCCTCACTCTGTAATTCTATCACTACACGAAATCCTATAAAATAGTTTCGCCCGCCAGAACCCAAATTGATGCGTGAAGAACAGCGGCTGTTCTCAGCACTTCCGTTCCAGGAACCGCCACGCAGAACCCTGCCCTTCTCATTGGGTATTTTATAGGCTGAACCGTCTGTAGGTGTGTTTTCATAATTTTCACTGTACCAGTCTGCACACCATTCCCATACATTTCCGTGCATATCGTACAATCCCCATGCATTGGGTTTTTTTGTACCTACATCATGGGTCACACCTTCAGCGTTCTCCGCATACCAGGCATAGTCACCAAATTCCTTCTCATCATCGCCAAAACAATAATTTCCGGTACTTCCTGCCCGGCAAGCATATTCCCATTCTGCTTCGGTAGGAAGACGGTAGGTCACACCATCTCTTTGTGTTTTCCATGCACAATACGCCTTGGCATCATGATAACGCACACGTCTTACAGGTACATCCAAACCAAGATGTTCATGCCTCTCTTCAGGTACTTCTGCGCCTGTAGCCTGTGCAAAGAGCATATACTCTTCCACGGTCACCTGTCGCTTAGCCATCGCAATATCATAGTTGATATGTACTTCATGTACAGGTTTTTCTCTCTCTTTGGCAAGTACGTCATCAGAACCCATAAGAAAAGAGCCTCGGGGCAACTGTACAAAATTCTCATCAAAATAGGATTGCATCATGTTACTTTAACTCTCCCCAGCTGTCGCCTACACTAACTGAACACTCCAATGGCACATCCAACTCCAAGATATTCTCCATCGTATGCACAAAACGTTTGGAGATTTCCTCTACTTTCTCTTCTTTGACTTCAAAAATGAGTTCATCGTGTATCTGTAAAAGCATAAAGGCATCCAGATTCTCTTCTCGTATAATCGTATCTATTTGATTCATAGAGAGTTTGATAAGGTCAGCGGCACTTCCTTGGAAAACGGTGTTGACCGATTCACGCATGTAGGCTGCTTTTTGCATACCGTTGGCATTTTCATAGTCAAAGATACGTCTTCTTTTCAGTATGGTTTCCACATAACCGTCTAACTTGACACGTTCCTGGATCCCTTCAAGAAAGCTTTTCACTGTGGGGAATGATGCAAAATAGTTCTTGATGATCTCCTTGGC is from Sulfurovum xiamenensis and encodes:
- the argC gene encoding N-acetyl-gamma-glutamyl-phosphate reductase, producing MVKVGVVGASGYTGLELVKMLVTHSGFQLTYLATTQGDTMIEKLHPSLVDVISLPVEKADANSVAERCELVFLALPHKASMGFAKALLDKGVKVVDLSADYRLELDTYEAHYCAHEDKAHLGDATYALIEYYREELKGTNLAAGPGCYPTATLLGILPFIPYLDTSAPLFVDAKSGVSGAGKTLSETAHFVTINDNIFAYNPIKHRHAPEIAEKIEKIHGAKMNVNFVPHLIPATRGELVSVYATLKEDIDPMEVLKKHYENDPFIRIRETPVDIKSTAGTHFCDIFAAKNGNALFVSSAIDNLLRGASSQALVAANLMCGYDEGMGIPTIAYIP
- the surE gene encoding 5'/3'-nucleotidase SurE, with product MMSRKQILITNDDGFESEGLMALVEALKPLGHVSVVAPTTEKSACGHSLTLTRPLNFVEVEKDFYKLDDGTPTDCVFLALNKVFMKEKRPDIVISGINIGANMGEDITYSGTASAAMEAVLQGIPGIAISQVYKDKGESIKEFGYELAQKSIVTLVEKIFANEFPLPPRKFLNINIPPVPTSECNGFKVTRAGNRLYTHHAEVHHNPRGKEYYWIGLPALGWMETQGHITDFEAINDGYVSITPVHLDMTSYDDIKSLDAWL
- a CDS encoding DUF3592 domain-containing protein translates to MNNKNIDREIYFSKNMFFLTLMILVPPLGLILLREYSNMSILFLLFLIGICFYIGYVYYQQNKKFESTYDWIPINAKVINKRVFHLNCMSINSGMDKYRTRTHGYKVDITYKYKYNDNEYKSNQYALSFKSDVDCNYLYALDEAKKIMFRSTKDNNIKVYVNPDNPAESVIKQGKSIWYGMPYIFYLSIYIGVLVFFIYWISVH
- the greA gene encoding transcription elongation factor GreA, which codes for MQKEPMLQTTYKKLSEELEHLKSVERGVIAKVIDEARELGDLKENAEYHAAKDKQGLMEARIAELTDIVGRAQVVDPSTLPHTRVSFGSTVELTDQNTGEEVHYTIVGGTESNPSKGLISIQSPMARALIGKEEGDEVSLVLPSGKKTYDIEEISYKEIILD
- the mscL gene encoding large conductance mechanosensitive channel protein MscL, producing the protein MLEEFKKFLIKGNMVDMAVGFIFGGAFATVVKSMVANVVMPPVGMLLGQVDFSQLFIALDGNTYENMAALDKAGAPAIKYGMFINDVISFVILGLVVFMFIKAYNRLREPEAAKAPTTKVCSECAESIPVAAKKCGHCGNTDV
- the ccsA gene encoding cytochrome c biogenesis protein; protein product: MKYIFSMKMAVFMLFAFGALIGTATFIENDYGTQTARALIYKTQWFEVFLGYFIALLTYNMIKYKSYKTKPAVFLFHFSFLVIALGAVVTRYIGYEGIMHIREGESSHTMVSDAKVLQIHATEGQKSATLEKELYFSTMTGNMLTESLIVGDKKVKVELLKYMPTAQEKAIPSENGKKLLELKISTGKKGEIYYIAKGERKDFGGFYLGYDIEPTTDKPTFLIKEDGTGYKVEFPFVLQTLNMNDRSSGELKAGENEFKNRMLYRFGSNAIVLKDVHEKAIVKLESHDLKTQKGQAEYIQWKVSVGDESKIITTRPYQGQMGKIKQMDLNGVHIDMRVGAKLIDLPFSIKLENFELERYPGSMTPASYSSDVVLIDKEQNINMPYKIYMNHVLDHRNYRFFQSSYDQDEKGTVLSVNHDPGTLPTYIGYILLTIGMIWSLFAPSGRFQKLLKGARKLQTSAAAVAFVALLALNPQHLNAAAPTIDDEMLKTMRSYDADHAKNFGKIAVQDHQGRMKPMDTVAHDVIAKITGRSLLFDLEPTQMLLGMIMQPDLYQNVPMIKVGHKKIAVTLGLPENTKYARFTDFFSEGDNSYKIFSAVTEASQKKPLEKSQYDKELIKIDERVNVAFMAYQGSLLRIFPKPNDANNKWMAPLDAIKAFSKEQADAVRMSIAAYFQMVAQGLKTGDWSRADLALTGIRQYQEKYGSAVIPSKTHIDMEIKYNKFGLFGKLVPLYLLLGIVLLIFAFINVLKPAFSMKWIMRIALAVLIVGFALHIVGLGIRWYISGHAPWSNAYESIVFIAASTVLAGIILARRSPFALAGTAILAGVTMGVAHMNFINPEITNLVPVLKSYWLMIHVATIISGDGFFGLGSILSLLVLILYIMRGKNGNENIDRSIKELTNLSEMGLIIGLFLLTVGNFLGGVWANESWGRYWGWDPKETWAAVTILIYATVLHLRFIPALKSNFIYNVTATWAYSTVLMTYFGVNYYLSGLHSYAAGDPVPIPMWVYYAVAGLFVLTVLAARNRKLS
- a CDS encoding DUF3592 domain-containing protein, whose protein sequence is MNKKNKTIDDRSLPWKVFGLVLFAFSYPFSYGTPLLNTFIPFVLGVALIYFSAKKITLFNLSQKWKNTDGKLLYKKVAIDNPYAREMVWSYFPYIKYSFNVKGRTYTSDNVAYYRELKSKPEQIENFISQLTEPNLLVYYNPQNPNESVLVPDMPLHRKIFWYFFLLIGIIALAISL
- a CDS encoding tRNA threonylcarbamoyladenosine dehydratase; translated protein: MRFQRCRMLFGDEDFEKLQKAKILILGVGGVGSYALDCLYRSGVSDITILDYDVYDETNQNRQIGSDAVGMIKVDRLKDLYPGIKTIHQHMTVAWVQEFDFEPYDIVIDAADTTKVKIEVAKKCYKKLIMALGSAKRYDTNKIEVTSIWKTHGDALARKIRNELKKVKFDRNFTVVFSPEQAKCIEKGSCVAVTGAVGLTTCSEAIKRILK
- a CDS encoding DUF3050 domain-containing protein, producing MTTFPLDNVKRLRKELATHPVYAAVQDMDDLIIFMQHHIYSVWDFMSLVKYLQNQIAPASTPWLPHGDAQVQRFINDIVLEEESDEGIPLEDGTPTYTSHFNLYRTAMEEVKKGSNSLINAFIDKVTSDSLESALNTVQIPSPAKAFMETTFSFVHSDKPHVIAAAFALGREHIIPEMFRALLDKMKISRDEAEVFHYYLDRHIELDGDHHGPMSLRMLDLLCEGDEEKIIDAEEAALHAIKARIKFWDGVLLAIEESKKQSA
- a CDS encoding formylglycine-generating enzyme family protein, with the protein product MQSYFDENFVQLPRGSFLMGSDDVLAKEREKPVHEVHINYDIAMAKRQVTVEEYMLFAQATGAEVPEERHEHLGLDVPVRRVRYHDAKAYCAWKTQRDGVTYRLPTEAEWEYACRAGSTGNYCFGDDEKEFGDYAWYAENAEGVTHDVGTKKPNAWGLYDMHGNVWEWCADWYSENYENTPTDGSAYKIPNEKGRVLRGGSWNGSAENSRCSSRINLGSGGRNYFIGFRVVIELQSEGS
- a CDS encoding secondary thiamine-phosphate synthase enzyme YjbQ; protein product: MAIYQETITLSPKSKGFHLITYEIEKALLSMPTIETGLLHLFIQHTSASLSINENADPTVRKDMENFYTELADDKPYYIHTYEGADDMPAHIKASMLGSALTIPITNGRMNLGTWQGIYLGEHRDHGGSRRIVMTLYA